In Nitrospirota bacterium, the genomic stretch GATGCCGCGCTCCAGTTGCGGCGCTTCAAGGATAGATACGATATCGATCCCGGCAGGCTCTCGGAGCTCGACGAACGGCTGGAGCTGATCAAGCGCCTCGAAAGGAAGTACGGGGAGGGCGTCGAAGCGATCGTCGCTTACCGGGGCAGCGCCGCCTCGGAACTGAGGACGCTCGAGCATATCGATGAGCAGCTCGAAGGGCTCGAGCAGGAGCTCGCCGCCAAGGAGAGCGCGCTAGCGGCGCAGGCTGAAACCCTTTCCAAAAAACGGCGGGCTGCGGCGAAGAGGATGGAGTCTCTCGTCATGCAGGAGCTGAGAGAACTCGGCTTCCGGAAAGCCGCGTTTGCCGTAGAGGTGAAGACGCGGGAGACGGTTACCGCTACCGGCGGTGACGAGGTGGAGTTCCTCTTCTCGGCGAATCCCGGCGAACCCCCGAGGCCGTTGATAAAGGTCGCCTCGGGAGGGGAACTCTCGCGCATCATGCTCGCCCTGAAGTGCATAGAGATCAGAAATGACGCGGGGACACGGGGAAACGGAGACACGGAGAGACCACCGCGGCGACGCGCTGCCGCGGCGGCGCGTCATGCGGAGGCCGAATCCTCTCCGGTTACGCTCATTTTCGACGAGGTCGATGCGGGCATCGGCGGCGCTACGGCCCAGCATGTGGGGAGGCGGCTGAAGGACCTCGCGTCGGATTACCAGGTCTTCTGCATCACGCATCTGCCGCAGATCGCCGCACTGGCCGATTCCCATCTCAGGGTCGAAAAGCTCATCAAGGGAGAAAAGACGGTCGTCGTCGCCTCCCCGGTAGCCGGCAGGGAGCGCCAGAACGAGATCGCCCGTATGCTGAGCGGCAGCATTACCGAGGGCTCCCTCAAGCATGCCGGCGAGCTCCTCGGCATTGACAAAGAAAAGAGCCGGGCAGTAGAATGAGCCGACTGCCGGAAGCGCCGGCAGTCGCCCGTGCGGGATATTCCGGCAGCGGCAAGGAGGGGACTGGCAAGCGTGAAGACACGAGGCGCAACACTGCGGCGTAAAGGCGCTATCGCCATCAACAGGGAGCTCTGCAAGGGATGCGCCTACTGCGTCGAAGCCTGCCCCACCCGCTCGATCGGGATCGAAAAGCGATTCAACGCGATGGGATACTTTCCCGCCCATGTCCTTCATCCCGAGCAATGCACCGGCTGCGCCGTCTGCGCCCAGGTGTGCCCCGAGATCGCGATAGAGGTCTGGCAGGAAGACATATCCTGACGCCGAACTGCCAAGCACTGAGCCTCCTTCAGCCGTCTCTTCCGCTTACCACTGGTTGCCTCCGTTTGCATGTGCTTACCTTTTTTGGTATGATTAGCAAATGCGACGTTTGTTTTCTTTTGTACTCGTTATTTCCCTCTTCATTCCTGCTCTGGTCCATGCGGCATCCCTTACGGCGGCTACCAAGGAATTCGTCCTCGAGAACGGGATGAAGGTCCTGATCGTCGAGGACCACAAGGCCCCGCTGGCGACGTTCCAGATATGGTACCGGGTCGGCTCGCGCAACGAGCCTGTCGGCAAGACCGGGATGAGCCATCTCCTCGAGCATATGATGTTCAAGGGAACGCCGGCGTACGGCTCGAAGCAGTTCTCCACTATCATCCAGCGCAACGGCGGCACCGACAACGCCTTTACGACCAAGGAACATACCACGTACTTCCAGTCGCTCGCTTCCGACAGGATCGGCATCTCGATCGAGCTCGAGGCCGACCGGATGCGGAACCTGCTGCTCGACCCCAAAGAGGTGATCGCGGAGAGAAACGTCGTCATGGAAGAGCGGCGCATGCGCTACGAGGACGACCCGCAGAACCTCCTCTACGAGGAGCTCATCGCCACCGCCTTTACCGCGCATCCCTACCGCTGGCCCGTTATCGGGTGGATGTCGGACATCGCCTCGATAGAGCGGGAGCACCTCGCCGACTATTACCGCAGGTACTACTCGCCGGGCAACGCCGTTATCGTGATAGCCGGGGATGTCTATCCCGAGAAGATACTCCCCCTGATCGAGAAGCATTTCGGCAGCATCCCCCCTGTCGAGAACAAGCTCCACGCTGTGCCGACCAGAGAGCCGCAGCAGCAGGCCGAGAAGCGCATCTACCTGAGAAAAGAGACGGCGGAGCTCCCCTATATCCTCATCGGCTATCATGTGCCGCCCTTTCCCCATGAGGACAACTACGCCCTCGATGTGCTCTCGACCGTTCTTTCGGGCGGCAAGAGCTCCCGCCTCTACCGGAGCCTCGTCTACGAGAAGCGGATGGCGATCA encodes the following:
- a CDS encoding DNA repair protein RecN codes for the protein MLKELRITNFTIIDALTVDFGTGLTILTGETGAGKSIIVDAIGLLLGSKASQDLIKTGKKEAQIEASFTLAVPGRHPLLEELSIDHEDGIVLRRSIAAQGKGRAYINDTTVSLQTLAAVGSSLIDIHGQHEHQGLLKKESHCSFLDAYGELGDEVSAFSALYRDAMQIKATMTDMKARIRERGQRIEFLRFQIGEIDAAGLKEGERAAIEEERSILLNLSRLKESSEAAYAGLYEAEGSALEKLAAVVERVREMSQIDAAAGELLAALESALPLVEDAALQLRRFKDRYDIDPGRLSELDERLELIKRLERKYGEGVEAIVAYRGSAASELRTLEHIDEQLEGLEQELAAKESALAAQAETLSKKRRAAAKRMESLVMQELRELGFRKAAFAVEVKTRETVTATGGDEVEFLFSANPGEPPRPLIKVASGGELSRIMLALKCIEIRNDAGTRGNGDTERPPRRRAAAAARHAEAESSPVTLIFDEVDAGIGGATAQHVGRRLKDLASDYQVFCITHLPQIAALADSHLRVEKLIKGEKTVVVASPVAGRERQNEIARMLSGSITEGSLKHAGELLGIDKEKSRAVE
- a CDS encoding ferredoxin family protein, producing the protein MKTRGATLRRKGAIAINRELCKGCAYCVEACPTRSIGIEKRFNAMGYFPAHVLHPEQCTGCAVCAQVCPEIAIEVWQEDIS
- a CDS encoding pitrilysin family protein, which gives rise to MRRLFSFVLVISLFIPALVHAASLTAATKEFVLENGMKVLIVEDHKAPLATFQIWYRVGSRNEPVGKTGMSHLLEHMMFKGTPAYGSKQFSTIIQRNGGTDNAFTTKEHTTYFQSLASDRIGISIELEADRMRNLLLDPKEVIAERNVVMEERRMRYEDDPQNLLYEELIATAFTAHPYRWPVIGWMSDIASIEREHLADYYRRYYSPGNAVIVIAGDVYPEKILPLIEKHFGSIPPVENKLHAVPTREPQQQAEKRIYLRKETAELPYILIGYHVPPFPHEDNYALDVLSTVLSGGKSSRLYRSLVYEKRMAISAFADYSSFYRDPFLFILGANAAPGQDIEEIEKALYQEMNGIIKEPPSEREIQKAKNQIEASFVFAQDSNYSKAMNTGMFEMLGGWRLMDTYLEGIRKVTAAEVQAVARKYFGAANKTVGILLPAKSGKPEKKDKE